Genomic segment of Pongo pygmaeus isolate AG05252 chromosome 1, NHGRI_mPonPyg2-v2.0_pri, whole genome shotgun sequence:
ATAcaagaggcattttttttttttttgagagggagtcttactctgtcacccaggctggtgtgcagtggcgcatctcagctcactgcaacctctgcctcccgtgttcaagcaattctcgtgcatcagcctcctgaatagctgggattacagatatgcaccaccactcccagctgatttttgtacttttaatagagacggggtttccccatgctggccaggctggtcttgaactcctgacctccagggatccgcctgcctctggtgtgggattacaggcgtgagccacagcgcccggccaagaGGCATATGTTGGCTCTAAAACACTGAAAGTTTCAATAATGTTTAAGTATCagcaatatgtaaataaaactgTCCAACAGAGATTTAAACAGTATGCCATCTCAGGGGAAAGACTGGGACTAGAGATAAAGCTGTAGCAGTCTTCTAAGTTGAAGCAATAATTAAAGCCATGAAAGGATGTAGTCAGAGAAAAGGGCCAAGGCCTGAGTCTAGGGGAACGCCCACACTTTGGAGTAGGTTGAAGTGGGGCCCTTAAGAGACCTAGACATTGCTGCCAGATAGGTAAGAGGAAGATTAGGATAGTGTGCTGTCATGGGATCTGAGGGCGGAGAGTTTGAGTAGGCAGCATCGAGTGTCAAATGATACAGAGAGCATAATGTACATAGCCTTTGTAAAGGGTATAGCTGTTGATTAGGTGGAAGCTAGATTATAATACTGGTTCTGTGGGCTCATTAGTGACCTTGGAAGGTGCAACAAGGTGAAAGCAGCAGAAGCTAGGCTGCAAGGGGTTAAGGACTGAGTGGCAGAAAGGAATCAGAAAGAGTATAAATAGACTACATTGTCAAGAAGTATGGAGAAAATAAGAGGACAATCAGCCTTAAGAGATGTTTTCAAGGAGGAAGGATCTGATCATATTTGTGATCAAACCATTCCATTGCCACTACTCTGGTCTGATCATACTTGTGATACTTGGACAAATAATTATTGTTGGGACAAACTGAAGTTACAAGATAAAGAGGGGATATGTGACACAGCAAAAGTTCCAGAGGTGAAGGTAAGCAGAAGCACAAATTGATAGGTTTGCCTTTAAAAGGAGGTCATACTCTCTGAAAATAAGGCGAGGCAATTATTCACTGAGAACAGAAGACTTGAGAAATGGGGGAAAGATGTGTAACTACTTATGAGAAACACACTAAAGAGCCAATAAGCGATGACTAAGTTGTCAGAGAAGCCTGATGCCCTACAAAGGATTAGGTTGGGAGAGGAAATGGTTTTGGTGGAAAGTGAGACAAATCAGAAAGAGgataaaatacaaagaagggTAGTTACAGATCCATTCATGGTCTTCATTTTTACCTCCTTCTAACGCTGAGTTGCCTCCCTTAGTCTAGCATACATCTAGCacctgcagctttttttttttttttttttttgagacagagtctcactctgtcatccaggctggagggcagtgaacctccacttcccaggttcaagtgattttcctgcctcagcctcccgagtaccttggattacaggcacccaccaccatgtccggttcatttttttatatttttagtagagacagggttttaccatgttggccatggcttgtctcaaactcctaaccacaagtgatctgcccacctcaacctcccaaagtgctgggattacaggcatgagccactgcgcctggcctagctGCAGCTTTTTGAGCAAGTATGAAGCTTAGTGTCTTGAGGTGTTCCCACATCTGACAATTCTAAGGAGCCCTTTCCTCTTTAAAACTGGCAACCACAGTGGCTGTTTTGGCTCTTGTGTTCTTCCTCTGGCAGCAGAAACCTACATATGCATTTACCACGGGCATCAACAGCTCCCATCAAAACAAATAGCTAGCCCGGAGCAGAAGAACCTGCAAGTCTGGGCCAGCTGGAAGATTACAAAGGTGTCAAAACAAGGGGAAAGGTAGAGTCTCTGAGCCCTGAATGAAAACATAAacccggctgggcgtggtggctcacgcttataatcccagcactttgggaagctgaggtaggtggatcacttgaggtcaggagtttgagaccagtctggccaacgtgtaGTGAAACCCCctatctacaaaaatataaaaattagctgggcatggtagcatgtgctgtaacctcagctactcaggaggctgaggcctgagaatcgcttgaacccaggaggtggaggttgagtgagctgagatcgtgtcattgcactctagcctgggaaacagagcgagactgcatctcaaaacacaacaacaaaaaacccccatAAACCCAACTCTGAACTCTGTAACTGTTTCAAGGATGTTCCCTAGGAAAACAGCAGCAGAGTCCCCTTCTCCCACAAGTCTTATATTGTCATCCAGACTCTAACTTGGTAGAGCTCATGTTCACAAACATCCCCATCCCTTTTCTACTTTTCTGCAGCTCAGAGGATAAGGATTGGTTTTGGAAGCAGAAAGTTTTCTATTTCCCCCAATCAGCAAACTGTTTAGgtataaaaaaatttctttaatcagAAAGGATTTGTCTTCCCTcaacacaaatgcacacattaaaagtaaaaatacatatatacataaatatttacacaAATTAGAAATCACAGTGGACAGCTGTATGCCCTGGGCTAGAGGTTGAGAAGATGAGCATCAGGAGCAACTGGAGGATGGCTTCTCTGCTGCTCCCGGTGTCCTATGGTCATCTTTCTGGCCAAGGTGGGTAGACTGGGAGGGGATAGGGTATAGCTCCACTCTGATGGCAGAGTTACTGGCAAACTGTAGCAACGAGGACCCTCTCCAGATAGTTTCATAGGCTTACCAGGGATAACAGGAGATGCTGTAGTAGGTGGGACTGGGGTGGTTGGGGCAGAGTGGGTGAAGGGTTGCACTCCATGCTGGAGGAAAAGAATGACGCCAATGCCGGTTCCAGTGCCTAAAGGACCATGGCTAAAGGAGATAGTACCTGGGGAGCTGAGAGGGGGGTTGCAAATTGGGGTGGTGTGGATCCAGGTGAGGTTCATAGCTGGCCATTCTGTGAGGTGCCAAGGCTGCTTTGGTTTTAAAGCTAGATATCCTAGCTGTGTCTGGTCCATCTTTTCCATAGGAGATGCAGGAGAGGAAGCAGCTGAATCACTATGGTGGCTTGGAAAATGCTACGGAggggagaaatgagaaaaaaagaaatgtggagaACGCTTTCAGATGAGCTCCACCTGGCTACTTAAACCTTTGCATTCCTTGGGGACTCAGTTTGCAATGCAAACATACCTCATTTTATGCAACAGATATGATCTTGCCAGGCCATGATTAAGTAAAAGTTTTGGTAACTAAattatactttcatttatttaaaaaaatggccTACTATGGACCATATACTATATTAGACACTGGATATCCAGAGatgaacaaaaaacaaacagttcCATAGGTTCtcactatttataaaataatcccttttagaatttctttgaaaagaagtcTATTTTTAATTGGAATCATCATTTCCCAAATTCTGTATTTAAATTCGAATATGCTATCTTGAGTTCTTTAAGAAGTGTAAATTAATATTCAGGCAAGATCCTccaactgtttttttaaaattttatatttgagacagggtctcactctgtcaaccaggctggcacaatcatggcttactgcagcctcgacctcccaagctcaagagatcctcccacctcagcctcccacccagcctcagctgggactacaggtgcacgccaccatgcccggctacttttcatattttttgtagataccgggcttcaccatgttgcccaggctggtctcaaactcctgggctcaagcaatcctcctgctttggcctcccaaagtgctaagattacagtgagccactgtgcctggcctacttattttttaatagattagTCACAGCAATAATAACCATGGCTGATTGAAAATTAGGACTGGTGATTATCTACAGGAGACTCTCCTTCTCCATCATTTGAATGCCCTCTACATACCCTGTTATTTGAGGACAGAAAATAggtcacttccttttttttttttttttttgatggagtttcactcttgtctcccaggctggagtgcaatggcacgatctcggctcactgcaacctctgcctcccgggttcaagcaattctcctgcctcagcctcccaagtagctgaaactacaggcgtgcgcaaccacacctggctaatttttgtatttttagtaaagacggggtttcaccatcttggccaggctggtctcgaactcctgacctcatgatccacccgcctcggcctcccaaagtgctgggattacaggcgtgagccactgctcctggctgaaAATAGGTCACTTCAATACCAGGTCTAAGAAGCTATCAACATTGCTGCTATTGGTGCCCCCCTCCCCCACTTCCAGTGAGGGACCAGTCCTTGAAACCCAGTGTAGACTCAAAAACTGTCAAAGGGTTTGGCACAAGGATACGTGGgcagaaatgaaaagaaggagaggggaagggttTGGGGGCAGTAGGGAAAAGAGAGAAGCTGAGGTGTCTTCCTGCATGAATCATTTGGCCAGGTAAAAAGCCTTTTGTATCTATGCAGAAAACAGATAAGCTGTGGCACAAGGGATAGGATTAAACTTCATGGAGTTCCTCCCAGTgattcaaacaaaacaacaacaacaacaaaaacatgtaGGAATCAAGACAATGCAGAAAGTTTAGGAATTTTCTTCCCTGAAAAGAAACTTGAAGAAAAGATTcaaaagaaaatggcaaaaggGGCCATTTCTGCATGcacatttcattttcttggctATTTTCCCACCTCTTCCTCGTGTTCTTAAGTTCTTACCTTGGTCAGCTGATGCTTGTCACCACCCAATGATGACTTCTGGGCAGCTATATGTGGAAACCAAGTCTTTAACATCCCTTCTACCTGTAGCAAGGTTCCTAGGTAACGTTCCCTGTGAAAATGACATTGCTTTAAAAAACCAGCAACAGGATTAGAGAAATCTCCTTTTTATGAAGACCCAAGCAAAGAACCAGGGGGACTTACCCCATCTGTGGCTTCTGCAAAACACCTACAATACGCTGGATCCTGTCCATTGCCACACTCTGCTGAAAACTGCTTAATCCTGGGGACAGGGACAGAGAGACATTAAGGATTGAGATTCAAGCATGTAGTCAGGTAAAGGAAGAACAGGAGGGGGTTAAAATTGATTgatctaaaaaaattaagtcgggccaggcaaggtggcttacgcctgtaatcccagcactttgggaggctgaggtgggcggatcacctgaggtcaggagtttatgagaccagcctggccaacatggcgaaaccccatctctactaaaaataacaaaaattagctgggcgtggtggtgggcgcctgtaatcccagcgactggggaggctgaggcaggagaatcgcttgaacccaggaggcggaagttgcagtgagccgagatcgcgccattgcactccagcctgggcaacaagagcaaaactccgtctcaaaaaaaaaaaaaaaaaataataataataattaagttaTAGTAACAAAAAAGGAGTAATATAGGCCCCAAACAAGAACTTAAGAGAAATACACGtcaaaagagggaaagagaaagagaaatgaaccCAGCCCAAATGAATGCAACAATGAGATTACCTCTCTCAAAACGACCCATCTTCAGCCCATTGAGTAGGTCTGTGAGAGGAGGTATAAATCCTTGGAGTTCTTTACACTGTAGGAAAACAGGACAAAGGCTGTGAGAAGACCAAGAACTGCCCACACCAGCAGTGGCTCTTCCTTCACCTCCAAATCTGGGAGTCAATACTGTCCTCATAGGGTCCTTATCAACCAGCTGGGTGCTAACCCACTCCAGGAGAGTCTCCTTTCACTTGCTTTCTCTTACCTTCTGGGCAAACAGCAGGTCTCCCTCTGTGGTACAACCTTGGATGTTTAGACTGGTCTCCAGTTCACCATCTCTTGATCTTTTCGCCCCAGATCCTGCCATAGGAGAAGCCGAACCCCGCTGTTCCGGATGAGATGGTGTATGCTGGTTACCGGAAACCTTCGATCGATGCCTGCAGCGGATAGGACCCGGGCTGGGCCGTGAACCTCCCCTCTGCCCAACAGTGTCTGGCCTGGGCCCATGGGCCCTCTTGTCCTCCCTCTCACTATCAGAGGGGAAGCCAAAGTCACTGTTCACTGGGGAGATGGGAAAAGACGAACAGAGAGAGTAGGAGGAATAGGAAGAAACGCTAGATGGAGAATCCATAGGTCCAGAAGCAGGGGCTGTAGAGCAGCTCCTGGAGTACCCAAAGATCGGAACCTGCAACTGAAGAGCAAAGTGAGGGAGTTTGAAACCGGAGTTTAAGGATTAGGAAATGGACTGGGAGATTGGGGTGTACTGCGTGGGATAATACTTGTTCTCCCCCTCCCCAATATTACCCGTCTCAGACACAATAGAAAAAGACATTTCTACCGCCACCCCGCCCATTAAGAACCTGGGATCCCCTCTCTGGCCGCCGCAGAGCAGCTCTCAGCCTGACGCGGCCTCCGTTCTTTTCTTCCCTCAGTTCAGAGTAAATACCGACTTGAAAGACATCTTCCCCTCCGCCCGTTGTTCGCCAGGGCTGTTTGCCAGCCTGAGTCCGCAGCAAGCCTCTCCACCTGAGGCCATGCCACCCACAAGCAGTCAATCTGGGCACGCGAACCCACCTGGTGATCCTACGTGAACTGCCCCCATAGAGACTGGCCTCCTGCCCTCTCCCAATCTTTCAAGATCAGGATCCCTGCGCGGGTCTCTCTGGGCTCGCACCTGCCACGTGATGCAAACCCTCCCAATACCAAGATCTGCATTCAGCTCCCAAATACTCCCTAACAGCTCGCTTTGTCCTCCGAATCTCCTTACCTGTTGTCAGCCGGCTCAGCCCTGGCTCGGTTTCCAGCTCCTTCTCGGTCTCTCCGGGTCTGTCTACCCACCTCCGCCTCTCTCAGCgggccccgccccttccccccTCCCAGACACGTGCGGCCCGGCACGTGCCTCCCCCTGCTTACATAGATCTCGCGCCCTCATTGGTTGTGTCGCCGGTAACACGTGACGCTCGTTACTGAAGTCCATAGCCCATTTGCTACAGTACAAAGGGGCTCAGCCAGTAGAGCGGCAGCCAGGTGATGATTGGCTGTAAGGGAGGCATTCCGTGCTCCTCCCCTACATGAGGCTGCTGGAGAGGACCCGGTGATGAGAAAAGGAGGAGGATGGAAAAAGAGTGGAAAAGAAGAGAGGGGAGGAAAAGGGCGGAGCCCGTGGCCTTAAATAGGATGGTGATGCGCCAGAGATGCGCGGTTTGAGTGTTCAGAGATTGGTTGTGCTACTGAAGGCGTGCGCCTCCAGACGTGGGACCCCGGGTTCTGTCTCGGGAAGTAACTCATCTGCCCCCTCTTTGAACACCTCCGCTCACGAGCGCAACACGTGGAAACCATCAGTGATTTGTGTCTGCAACGTGTGTGAGAGAATGGAGGTGTGTGACACGGTATATTCTCCCGCTCTCGGCGGCCCAGCCCTCGTGACTCTCCGGTCTCTGTTtcacctcccccacccctttcTCCTCCAAGTTGGGTGCCTCCTGCCCTGCTGGGTGAGGAGGGTGGGGATTGCAGCCGAGAACACCGCGTCCTCTCTGGCTCCCGCTGGGTCGGCTCCTCCAGCCCTTTTCTTACATAACCTACCACGCACGTTACCAGCTCAGATGCCAGCCCGCCACGACGCTAGAGGTCAAAACGAAACTCAGTTCTTCCTGACTTTTTTGTCCAGGCTTCTCGGGCTCGGCGTCCTGAATTATCTGATTCCAAGCACGGGGAACAGAACGGGGTAGGTCCCTGATCTAGGTTATGGTTTTGTCCAGCTTCAGTCCCTTCATTTGTCCCCTGGAGAAGATTCGAAAGACTttgaaggaggggagggaggcaagTCCAGAGTTTAGAGAGTCTCAGAAGTAACTGGGACGTTACTACTGTCGTTGCGCCTTGCATTTTGAGAGTACAATGGAGAGGAGAGCAGGGCCCAAGGACTGTGAGCTGGTTGAAGATAGGACGTCGGAGAGACCGCAAGGGGGCAGCCCAATTCTGATTAGGGTCCCGAGGATAgcgaattaaaaaaaaaaatttaagtgagtTTGTCCCTGCCATAATTACCAACTGCAAAAGGCACATTGTTGGACAGaggtgtgggtgggggtgggtaggtgtgaatattttaaatctattctAAGTAGTTTTTGATATTTTACCTTATGTTTTAACAATGTGCTtattcttataaaaagaaaaaaagattctaaaaccTCAACGTCGTTTCCCCAATCACACTGTTTTAACACcatacttaataaaataaaacaagagaattACCAATATGGACTGAGAATAAACCTGTCGTCTGTGGGTGCCCTTCTCCAGTCTTCTCCAAACTGCAGGTTTATTCAGTCCATAATGCCCTCTAATTCAATTGTCACCCGACTCCCCTTCCAATCTACGCTTGCTGCCTCTAAATCCTGGCGCTCTCTTTAGTTGTGACTTTAGAACAGACTCATGAAGGAGTAGATGGTAACCAGATTATttcacttattatttattttatcttccaaTTTCCTCTTGCCAGACTCCCATCCAAAGAGTCATAGCAGCCTTCTCCCAcctaaaaaaggagagaaagaaagaaagaaaagaaaaagagtcagGAGACCCGAGAAACCCCTTCATGCCCCCCACACTCTATGGAAACTCCCCAGATACTCTGAGCTGGGATTGCTCTGTGATAGCTCCTGGGAAAGATGTGTGTGTACCCCTCTCCTCCGCAGTCCTTTCGCCTCCTGCTGAATCTCTCTATGCTCGATGGTTATTTAGCATcccaatttaaaaattctcttccTATAATAcagctttctcttcccttctcccccCTCCCCGTACATCAGAGAACCACCACCTGTTCTGCCTCTGAACTTTGCCTCTTGACTCTACCAGGTTGTAAGACCCACCCACTTTGCCCTCTGGCATTCGCTATGACTTGAAACGTGGCCAGGCTGGAACTAGCTTTGATTGTTCCAGACATTTTGGAAGCTTGGAGAAGTATTCCCCCAACCCCATCATCTACCTGCTCTAGGAGATCCTGAAGTTCTCTTAGTTCAGAAAAATTAATGACTCATCACAAAAGTCTGCCTCAGCATCTCCTAAACTTCTTTAACACTGAATAAGATTTTTCTAAATGTGATCCctcttctttcattttacttgttattttttgagacagagtctcactctgttgcccagtggcaACAGTACAGTAGccagatcatggctcactgcagcctccgattCTTGGGCTTAGGGGATCCTTCCATCCCATCccccccaatagctgggactgcaggcctgtgctaccacacccaactaatttttatttttaatttttttaacctcttgTAGAggagttcttatttatttatttatttttaatttttttgtagagactaggtctgttgctcagcctggtctcaaactatgttgctcagcctggtctgcaactcctgggctcaagtgatcctcccacctcagcatcccaaagtgctgggattatagggatgagccaccatgcctgaatctCTTCCTTCAGTGGCTGATAATTGACCAGGCTGGAAACACTAGCTAGAGATACTGGTAAGAATTACTTCGGTTTAGTGTGggaagttaaaaaatattatttcacagaCTCCCCCAAAGCCAGTGGCCACACTCTTACCTTCTACATGAAATACATCCCCGCCTGAACAAAGGCACACGACAGGAGGAGGGGAATAGGACTTCGCAAACTGGACACGGCATCGTTCAGATCTGGACTCTGCTAAAATACAGACATCCCCACACAGTAGGCTGGTGTCATTCCTCTTACCACTTCTCTGTCCCCACCCTCTGTCCACCTCTTTACAACAACCTCtgtcttcctttcctttgggCTTAGAGAAAGATCCATCCTTCCCCATCACTGTAAGGAGTCCTTTCTTCTGTGCCTTTCAGCTATCTCTGACCATACCAGGGAGGgcaattcaattcaattatttctattttttatctattATGTGCATTATACTATACTagtcactgtgctaggtgctataGAGAGGGACGTAAATATGAATAAGACAAGattcctgtcctcaaggaatTTACAATCTAAAGAGAGTCtactctatattttatttatttgtttttttatttattattattttttgagacagagtcttgctctgtcgccaggctggaatgcagtggtgcaatctcagcttgctgtaacctccacctccagggttcaagcaattctcctgcctgcctcccaagtagctgggattacaggcacccgccaccacgcctggctaatttttgtatttttagtagagacggggttttgccatgttggccaggctggtctcaaactcctgacctcaggtgatccgcccacctcagctcccaaagtgctgggattacaggcgtgagccactgcgcccagcctactgtATACTTCAAAAAGAATTAACTGCCCTTATTGTCgatctttcatttccattcttaCTGGCTTCTTTCATCTGTGTTCAACTATGTGCAGGCTGCTCTTTGGTCCTATTCCCCTTTCCAGCTGTTGCTTCTCTTTTTCATTACCAGATTTTTTAGATGGTTGGTCTGTACTCACCTCCCTTTCCTCATAATGTACTCCCTCTTTAACTCCACAAAAATCTAGCTTTTCTCCAAGCACTCAATTAAAACTACTTTCTTGAGAGTTATCAGTGACCTCCTTCTCCTTGGCCTCTTGGTAGCTTTTGATGGATTATATTAAACTTTTTCTTCTAGACTCTATAATACAAACTTGGCTATCTGCCTATTTCTCCAGTCAAatccttctccattccattcattaattTCTCTTCCTCCCACTCACTACAGGCACAGTCACTGGCCTTCTGAGCTTGTGTGTACTGGCTCTGTTGAGCTCATTTACTTTCATATCTGTGACTTTGCACTTAGAACTCTAGCCCTGATCTAGCTAGTTCAGTGACCTTTAGGACACCCTCATAGGGCTGTCACCATAAACTCAGCTTGGCCATTACCAAATTAATAACTTCTGTCCTAAACCACTCTGGCCTCCCATAGTTCCCACTTTGGTCAACCATTTTCCCAGACATCCGTGTTTAAAACCCATGAGTTATTTTAACTCACTCCTCATTTATACTTCATATAAAATTATCACTCAAGCAAGGtattttcttcataatatttatttttctcctctccatTCATAATGCCAGAGTACAGATTGTTTCTGGAACAACGCAAATCTCATGAGTTGCTTTCCACTAAATTATTTACATCCTGCATGCAACCCGAtgagtggtttttcttttttctttttttgagatggagtttcactcttgt
This window contains:
- the CIART gene encoding circadian-associated transcriptional repressor isoform X2; this encodes MAGSGAKRSRDGELETSLNIQGCTTEGDLLFAQKCKELQGFIPPLTDLLNGLKMGRFERGLSSFQQSVAMDRIQRIVGVLQKPQMGERYLGTLLQVEGMLKTWFPHIAAQKSSLGGDKHQLTKHFPSHHSDSAASSPASPMEKMDQTQLGYLALKPKQPWHLTEWPAMNLTWIHTTPICNPPLSSPGTISFSHGPLGTGTGIGVILFLQHGVQPFTHSAPTTPVPPTTASPVIPGKPMKLSGEGPRCYSLPVTLPSEWSYTLSPPSLPTLARKMTIGHREQQRSHPPVAPDAHLLNL
- the CIART gene encoding circadian-associated transcriptional repressor isoform X1, with translation MDSPSSVSSYSSYSLCSSFPISPVNSDFGFPSDSEREDKRAHGPRPDTVGQRGGSRPSPGPIRCRHRSKVSGNQHTPSHPEQRGSASPMAGSGAKRSRDGELETSLNIQGCTTEGDLLFAQKCKELQGFIPPLTDLLNGLKMGRFERGLSSFQQSVAMDRIQRIVGVLQKPQMGERYLGTLLQVEGMLKTWFPHIAAQKSSLGGDKHQLTKHFPSHHSDSAASSPASPMEKMDQTQLGYLALKPKQPWHLTEWPAMNLTWIHTTPICNPPLSSPGTISFSHGPLGTGTGIGVILFLQHGVQPFTHSAPTTPVPPTTASPVIPGKPMKLSGEGPRCYSLPVTLPSEWSYTLSPPSLPTLARKMTIGHREQQRSHPPVAPDAHLLNL
- the LOC134738089 gene encoding uncharacterized protein LOC134738089 isoform X2; the encoded protein is MRGLSVQRLVVLLKACASRRGTPGSVSGSNSSAPSLNTSAHERNTWKPSVICVCNVCERMEVCDTVYSPALGGPALVTLRSLFHLPHPFLLQVGCLLPCWVRRVGIAAENTASSLAPAGSAPPALFLHNLPRTLPAQMPARHDARGQNETQFFLTFLSRLLGLGVLNYLIPSTGNRTGPSRRGKIATTFPHKVTKGNSDGGATEPRNRCLDWSIPGPPLLTGSSHSLDEVKASEGDYNSQQVEQLRPR
- the LOC134738089 gene encoding uncharacterized protein LOC134738089 isoform X1, whose protein sequence is MRGLSVQRLVVLLKACASRRGTPGSVSGSNSSAPSLNTSAHERNTWKPSVICVCNVCERMEVCDTVYSPALGGPALVTLRSLFHLPHPFLLQVGCLLPCWVRRVGIAAENTASSLAPAGSAPPALFLHNLPRTLPAQMPARHDARGQNETQFFLTFLSRLLGLGVLNYLIPSTGNRTGVSHSVAQAGVGVEWRDLGSPQPLPPRFKQDLPPLQPFKKRQDCYHFSPQSDERKQRRRRNRTQESVSRLVHSRPTPINRLEPLPGRSQGLGRRLQLPAGRAAPPALILHWPSGGGD